From the genome of Acropora palmata unplaced genomic scaffold, jaAcrPala1.3 SCAFFOLD_145, whole genome shotgun sequence, one region includes:
- the LOC141871164 gene encoding bone morphogenetic protein 1-like isoform X2, which yields MQGVCGLYPFSGSYYVMTFVIEYSYDGTTWLTYKSSSGSVQTFVGNNDTFSERNNYFRDTFVTRYIRIYPKTFYGNICLRVELYGCNDQSDDCSTYITTASGSIKSPSFPGNYPANKHCTWLIEVSKGKNISLMFTQFDVYQGSNPGTCRNDYVEIRDGLTDSSPLIGGKYCNQNRTMLITTNSNVARIYFQSGVSNLGHKGFQIYFLSVTKGT from the exons ATGCAAGGCGTGTGTGGCTTGTATCCATTTTCTGGAAGCTATTATGTCATGACATTTGTAATAGAATACAGCTACGATGGAACTACATGGTTAACTTACAAAAGCAGTAGTGGTTCCGTTCAG ACTTTTGTTGGCAACAATGACACTTTCAGTGAGAGGAACAACTACTTCCGAGATACATTTGTCACGCGATATATCAGGATTTATCCCAAGACATTTTACGGTAACATTTGCCTGCGAGTGGAGCTTTATGGCTGCAACGACCAGTCAG atgATTGTTCAACATATATCACAACTGCCTCTGGATCTATTAAAAGCCCAAGCTTTCCTGGCAACTACCCAGCAAATAAGCATTGCACATGGCTTATTGAGGTTTCTaaaggcaaaaacatttctctCATGTTTACACAGTTTGATGTTTACCAGGGCTCAAATCCTGGAACCTGCAGGAATGATTATGTGGAGATCAGAGATGGGCTGACAGATTCATCACCTTTGATTGGTGGAAAATACTGCAACCAAAACAGAACAATGTTAATAACAACAAACAGCAATGTTGCAAGAATCTACTTCCAATCTGGTGTCTCTAATCTTGGCCATAAAGGATTCCAAATTTACTTCCTGTCTGTGACAAAAGGTActtag
- the LOC141871164 gene encoding lactadherin-like isoform X1, producing MSLDCKAALVLPGCSNPLGLEDGGVYDFQLSSYTHKDGWGPFLGRYNNGRGWCSATNDVNHEFLQVDLLNVQHISRIAMQGVCGLYPFSGSYYVMTFVIEYSYDGTTWLTYKSSSGSVQTFVGNNDTFSERNNYFRDTFVTRYIRIYPKTFYGNICLRVELYGCNDQSDDCSTYITTASGSIKSPSFPGNYPANKHCTWLIEVSKGKNISLMFTQFDVYQGSNPGTCRNDYVEIRDGLTDSSPLIGGKYCNQNRTMLITTNSNVARIYFQSGVSNLGHKGFQIYFLSVTKGT from the exons ATGTCGCTAGATTGCAAAGCTGCTCTTGTCTTGCCAGGTTGCTCTAATCCTCTTGGATTGGAGGATGGAGGAGTTTACGACTTTCAGCTCAGCTCATACACACACAAGGATGGCTGGGGTCCATTCTTGGGAAGATATAATAATGGTCGTGGATGGTGTAGTGCCACAAATGACGTCAATCATGAATTCCTGCAAGTTGATCTGCTAAATGTCCAACACATATCCCGTATTGCCATGCAAGGCGTGTGTGGCTTGTATCCATTTTCTGGAAGCTATTATGTCATGACATTTGTAATAGAATACAGCTACGATGGAACTACATGGTTAACTTACAAAAGCAGTAGTGGTTCCGTTCAG ACTTTTGTTGGCAACAATGACACTTTCAGTGAGAGGAACAACTACTTCCGAGATACATTTGTCACGCGATATATCAGGATTTATCCCAAGACATTTTACGGTAACATTTGCCTGCGAGTGGAGCTTTATGGCTGCAACGACCAGTCAG atgATTGTTCAACATATATCACAACTGCCTCTGGATCTATTAAAAGCCCAAGCTTTCCTGGCAACTACCCAGCAAATAAGCATTGCACATGGCTTATTGAGGTTTCTaaaggcaaaaacatttctctCATGTTTACACAGTTTGATGTTTACCAGGGCTCAAATCCTGGAACCTGCAGGAATGATTATGTGGAGATCAGAGATGGGCTGACAGATTCATCACCTTTGATTGGTGGAAAATACTGCAACCAAAACAGAACAATGTTAATAACAACAAACAGCAATGTTGCAAGAATCTACTTCCAATCTGGTGTCTCTAATCTTGGCCATAAAGGATTCCAAATTTACTTCCTGTCTGTGACAAAAGGTActtag